In Sedimentibacter sp. MB31-C6, one genomic interval encodes:
- a CDS encoding radical SAM protein gives MYTQPLYRPPSEARSLIIQITEGCSHNKCRFCYMYKCKDFRLKSKEEITEHIEWLKTYYKDPERIFLADGNVLCLKTEKLLNILKKIKDEFPTAKRISSYSGPKDIVRKSEEELKTIREAGLELLYMGVESGSNKVLSMMNKGVNQQEMIEAGQKAVKSGFKLSCMIISGLGGVELMEEHAIESAKVISAINPHYFSLLRLVVEKGTELEEDLKQGKFHLLTPLQVLDENIIMLENMELTNCIFRANHVSNHVNQAGTLNQDKDKLVTKLKKLRDSDDFTPNTFDVL, from the coding sequence ATGTATACACAACCACTATATCGACCTCCAAGTGAGGCTAGAAGTTTAATAATTCAAATTACAGAAGGTTGTTCTCACAATAAATGCAGATTTTGCTATATGTATAAATGTAAGGACTTTAGATTAAAATCCAAAGAAGAAATAACAGAACATATTGAATGGTTAAAGACTTATTATAAAGATCCTGAAAGGATTTTTCTAGCAGATGGAAATGTACTGTGTTTAAAAACAGAAAAACTACTTAATATTCTTAAAAAAATTAAAGATGAATTTCCAACGGCAAAGAGGATTAGTTCTTATTCAGGACCTAAAGATATCGTAAGAAAATCAGAGGAAGAATTAAAAACTATTAGAGAAGCAGGTTTAGAACTTCTATATATGGGAGTTGAAAGTGGATCAAATAAAGTACTATCAATGATGAATAAAGGTGTTAATCAGCAAGAAATGATTGAAGCAGGTCAGAAAGCAGTAAAATCAGGATTTAAATTATCTTGTATGATAATATCAGGGTTAGGTGGAGTTGAGCTTATGGAAGAACATGCTATTGAATCTGCAAAGGTCATATCTGCTATTAATCCTCATTATTTTTCATTACTTAGATTAGTTGTAGAAAAAGGGACTGAGTTAGAAGAAGATTTAAAACAAGGTAAATTTCATTTATTGACTCCCCTACAAGTTTTAGACGAAAATATAATTATGTTGGAAAATATGGAATTGACGAATTGTATATTTAGGGCAAATCATGTATCTAATCATGTTAATCAAGCAGGAACATTAAATCAGGATAAGGATAAATTAGTTACAAAATTGAAAAAATTAAGAGATAGTGATGATTTTACTCCTAATACTTTTGATGTATTATAA